The region CGCCTTGCGGAAGAAGGTGGGCTGCACCTGCGCCGGATCGAAACCGGACTCCCTGGCGTGGGAGCGGTAGTTGACCATCTGGGCCACGAGCCGGCAGGGGGCTGTGACGGGCGACTGCAGCGCCAAGTCCTGGGCCCGGGGCCTGTCGTCGGTCAGCGGCTCGCGTGGCCGCGCGTTCCACGGCGCCGCGATCGGCCAGAAGCTCGGCCGTGGTCGCTGCATCTGTCGCGACCCTTACCGCCGAACCCTCACGCTCCACGTACCAGGACATCGTCGGCTCGCAGGATGTTGACGGCTCATCGGTTCAGCCCTTTCAGCAGCCCCTGGATCCGGCCGGGATCGATGTCGTTGTCCTCGCGCAATGCCTGGATCACGTTCTTCACCAAAGCGGGACTCGGCGTGGTGCCCAGGAAGTCCTTGGTGGGCGGCGGTCCCCACTGGGACAGGCCGCTGGCCCGCAGCGGAGCCCAGCCTGGTTCGAGGGTGTTGTCGAAGACGTCACCATCGGTGTAGTGCTCGATGAGGAACTTGTCCGGGTCGCGCCAGTAGTCGAAGATCTGGCTGCCCTGAATGTGTCGCCCGACGCCCCAGGACCTCGTCCAGCCCTGCTCGCGTAGGTACTCGCCGCCGGCTGCGAGTGTGTCGAGGTCGGCCACCTCGAAGGCGGAGTGCACGTAGCCGACCTCCGGCGCCAGCAACATGGCCAGAGTGTGGTGATCGCTCGGGTTGCGACCCCTGGTCACATCGGATGAACGCGAACACGGGGCCGCGATCGCGCTGCCCGTCGAGGAACTGGAAGTCGCTGACGATCATGCCGAAGTTGTCGAGGTACCAGTCCAGGGCCTGACGGAAGACCCGGGTCGACATCGCGAGATGACCGAGACGTTCCACCCGGGCGGGCTCCCGGGCTGGACGCTGAGTGGCGTTCACCCGCGGGTGGCGGCCGCCGACATTGAACGTCTGCAGGGCCTGGCGGGGGAGTTCGGCGAGGTCGTGACTTCCATGGGCGACTCGCACAGTAAGGCCTGACGGATCTTCCAACGTGACCATCGAGCCGCCGACCGGATCGGGCGCCGGCTCCACCGAGCGGTCATGGGTTCGAGCCACACGATCCAGGTCCGAGAGGTCGGCGGTCTGGAGCGCCAACCCGGTGAAGCGGCTGCGCCGCGCCTTACGGACCACGACACAGGCGGACCCCGCCTGCGCGCCGCGCAGCACCAGGTTCCGTTCGTCGCGATGGTGGACGACGAACCCGAAGTCACGCGCGAACAGCTCGGCTTGCTGCAGGTCCGGCTTCTCGAACTCCAGCCACGCCAAACCCGTGACCTTGATCAGCGGATTGCGGGACCGGCCGGGGTGCTCACCCGACTCGGCGCCCTTCTCGCTGTGCAAACCGGAGTGGGTGCCACCCGGTTCAGTCTGGACGTCTGCCTGCCACATGGTTCGCGCCTTCCGTCGGTGTTGTCGACCACTCGGTGATCCCCTCGGTGATGCCCAGGGGTGATGCGAGTATCAAGCATGATGAACCCATCGTCAAGGCTTCCATCAATAATGATGATGTCATCAGTCTAGAAGGTGAAGGAGGCGGACGAGCCAGTGAACTGATGGCACCTCAGAACTGATGACATCGTCATTGATGTGTTAGGTTCCGGTCGTGACCGTTCAGACTCCCGCCCGCGACACTCGGGTCGGCCGACGCAAAGCCCGGACCCGGCAGGCGCTGGTCGATGCAGCCAAACGCATCCTGGCGACTCGTGGTACCACCGACGTCAGCATCCAGGAGATCACCGATGAGGCCGACATCGGATTCGGGTCGTTCTACAACTACTTCGACACCAAGTCCGAGTTGTTCGCCACGGCGGTGGGTGAAGTGCTCGATGCCTACGGCGCCGAGCTCGACGCCGCCAGTGAGTCCACGGACGACTGGGCCGAACGGTATGCGATCGGCGTGCGGCTGACATCACGCCTGGCGGTCGATCAGCCGGCAGTCGCGAAGATTCTCGCCGTGTCGGGAACGCGGTATCTGTTGTCCGACAGCGGTCTCGCCCCGCGCGCCCGACGGGACATCGAGCAGGGGCTGGCCACGGGACGATTCGACGTGGGGAGCACGGACGTCGCCTTGGTGAACACGGCCGGCTGCATGATCGCGTTTGTGTCCGTACAGATGGACGCGCCCGACAAGTTGTCCGAGGACGACGCGGACGAGTTGGCCGAACAACTCCTGCGCATGTTGGGCCTGTCCGCCAACGATGCCCACGAAGTCGCCCATCGGCCGCTGCCCGAACTCCCCACGATCGCCGCGGCCCCCTGAGGTCCCGGCCGCTCCGATCCCAGTGGCCAGCGCCCGGGGGCGAGCCAGGTGGCCCGCGGGAGATCCAGGGCGGGCTGCGGGAGAACGGGTGACAGGTCGGCGACGCACTCCCAACGGAGCATCGCCGCCACTAATCTCGACGGAACTGCTGCACGCCGACCCGCGTGCGGCTCATCCCCGGGAGTAGCCATGGCCGTCCTTCTCAACCCCTATCTGGGATTTCGCGACAATGCCCGGGAGGCGCTGGAGTTCTACCACGAAGTCTTCGGCGGCGACCTCGAGATCAGCACCTACGCCAGCATGGGAATGGGCGCGCCAGAAGAGAGCGAGAAGGTCATGCACGGCATGATCCGTTCGGGCGATCTGGCCCTGATGGCCGCCGACACCCCCAACGACCAGCACCACACCCCGGGGTCGAGCATCTCCCTCTCACTGTCCGGTGACGACGATGCCGCTCTGCGCGGCTACTGGGAGGCACTGTCCGCGTCCGGCCAGGAGCTCATGCCCTTGAATGTCGCCCCGTGGGGAGACTCCTTCGGTATGTGCATCGACAAGTTCGGCATCTCCTGGATGGTCAACATCGCGGGAAAGAAGTAGCCGAGTCACCGGGGGAGTTGACCGTGTCTGATTATTGACACAGTCAAGATCGGCTCCCTAGGCTGAGGGCGTCATGGTCGAACCCCCCGCAGATGTGCTGAGGCAGCACGGCGTCCAAGTGACCGCCCAGCGCATCGCCGTCCTGCGGGCCGTTTCCTCTCACCCTCACCTCACCGCGGATGCTGTCACCGAGATCGCACGCGGCGAGATCGGTGCCATCTCACGCCAAGCGGTCTACGACGCGCTCGGCGCCCTCACCGACGCCGGGCTGGTCCGCCGGATCCAACCTGCGGGCTCACCGGCACTGTTCGAAGACCGCGTGCGCGACAACCACCACCATCTGATCTGCCGGCAATGCGGGTCGGTCGTCGACATCGACTGTGCCGTCGGCTCGGCGCCGTGCCTCACGGCAGCCGACGATCAGGGCTACACGATCGACGAAGCCGAGGTCGTGTACTGGGGTCAGTGCCCCGACTGCCGTCGTACACAGTCCGCGCGGACAATCCGACGAGAGCCAATCCCCAACGCCACCCCGACAACCAGGGCCCGACCCTGACAACCGTGTTGCACACAAAGGAGAGATGACTATGGCCGACGAGAGCAAATGTCCGGTGACCAGCGCCAGCGCGGTCAGCGGGGGCACCTCCAACCGTGACTGGTGGCCCAACCAGCTGGATCTGAGGCTGCTCCACACCAACCCGCCGGCCAGCGACCCGATGGGCTCCGACTTCGACTACGCCGAGGCATTCGAGAGTCTCGACCTCGACGCTGTGAAGGCCGATCTCACCGAACTCATGACCTCGTCGCAAGACTGGTGGCCCGCTGACTACGGTCACTACGGCCCCCTGTTCATCCGCATGGCTTGGCACAGCGCCGGCACCTACCGCATCAGCGACGGTCGCGGCGGCGGCGGCAACGGGCTGCAGCGTTTCGCTCCGCTCAACAGCTGGCCGGACAACGGCAACCTCGACAAGGCCCGTCGGCTCCTGTGGCCGATCAAGCAGAAGTACGGCAACAAGATCTCGTGGGCCGATCTGATGATCCTGGCCGGTAACGTCGCGCTGGAGTCGATGGGATTCGAGACCTTCGGCTTCGGCGGCGGCCGCGTCGACGTCTACGAGCCCGACGACACGTACTGGGGTGCCGAGGCCGAATGGCTCGCGGCACAGCGATACAGCGGTGAGCGCGACCTTGAGAATCCACTGGCTGCCGTGCAGATGGGTCTCATCTATGTGAACCCGGAAGGTCCCGACGGCAACCCCAGTGCGCTGGCCGCAGCCCGGGACATCCGCGAGACTTTCGCGCGCATGGCGATGAACGACGAAGAGACCGTCGCCCTGATCGCCGGTGGCCACACGTTCGGCAAGACGCATGGCGCGGCAGATGCCGAGGAGTACGTCGGCCCAGAACCCGAGGCCGCCCCGCTGCAGCAGATGGGCCTGGGCTGGAAGAACAGCTACGGCACTGGCAGTGGAGACGACACCATCACCAGTGGCCTCGAAGGCGCCTGGACGCCCACGCCCATCACGTGGGACAACAGCTACTTCGAGACCCTCTTCGGCTACGACTGGGATCTCGAGAAGAGCCCGGCGGGCGCGTGGCAGTGGATACCCACGGACCCGGCCGCGCAGGACGCCGTGCCGGATCCGCAGGATCCCGGCAAGAAGCACCCGCCCGTGATGCTGACGACCGACCTCGCGTTGCGGATGGACCCGATCTACGAACCGATCTCGCGTCGGTTCCTGGAGAATCCCGCGGAGTTCGCGGACGCATTCGCCCGGGCGTGGTTCAAGCTGACCCACCGCGACATGGGTCCGGTGTCGCGCTACCTCGGTCCCGAGGTTCCGTCCGAGGAACTGATCTGGCAGGACCCCGTGCCTGCCGTCGACCACGAACTGGTCGACGCGCAGGACATCACTGCGTTGAAGGACAAGATCCACTCGTCCGGGCTGTCCGTGTCCCAACTGGTGGCGACAGCCTGGGCCTCGGCGGCGACCTTCCGCGGCACCGACAAGCGGGGGGGCGCGAATGGCGCCCGGGTCCGGCTGGAACCGCAGAACGGCTGGGAGGTCAACGACCCGGCCGAGCTGGCGACCGTGCTGCGGACGCTCGAAGGGATCCAGACCGAGTTCAACGACGCCCAGACTGGCGGTAAGAAGGTCTCACTGGCGGACCTGATCGTGTTGGGCGGCTGCACAGCCGTTGAGCTTGCTGCCAAGAACGCGGGATTCGAGATCCAGGTGCCTTTCGCGCCCGGTCGAACCGATGCGTCGCAGGCTCAGACAGACGTCGAGTCCTTTGTCGTGCTCGAGCCGACTTACGACGGCTTTCGCAACTACCTGGGTAAGGGCCACACGGCCACGGCTGAGGCGTTGCTCGTCGAGAAGGCCAAGTTGCTCACGCTGACCGCCCCCGAGATGACGGTGCTGGTCGGTGGCATGCGCGCCCTGAACGCGAACACCGGCCGCTCGTCGCTGGGTGTCTTCACGGATCGACCCGAGGCCCTGACCAACGACTTCTTCGTGAATGTCCTGGACATGGGAACCACCTGGGAACCGACCTCCGACGAGGAACTCACCTTCGAGGGGCGCGACCGTGCGACCGGTGAACTCAAGTGGACCGGCAGCCGGGTCGACCTCGTGTTCGGTTCCAACTCGGAACTGCGCGCGCTGTCCGAGGTGTACGGCAGCGACGACGCCAAGGAGAAGTTCGTGAACGACTTCGTCGCGGCCTGGAACAAGGTCATGAACCTGGATCGGTTCGACCTGGCCTGATTCCGAAACGTCGGGCGGGTCGGGCAGTCACCTTGACCCGCCCGACGGTTTCTTCTCAGGGTGTTGGGCAGTCACCTTGACCCGCCCGACGTCTCTTCCGCCTGGGTTCCCGGCGGTCATCCCGACCGCCGACGGCTCCCAAACCCGGTGTCGACGGGGATCCGCACCATGGTCTTCGCCGACCTCGCCGCCGTATCGCGGTGATCCCGCCATCCGCTGCTCCTATCGCGCCGGATGCGGCGGGATGAGAGGATCCCGTGCGGCACGATCGCCGCCTTCCCTCCCACCTGTCCCACCACTGGCCGCACTACAGTGCCAATAGGACGACGGCCGGAGGAGTCATGGCGCAAGCGGAGCAGTCAGCGAGCGCGGCCGACCCGGGTGGTTCGGTGGCAACATCGACGGCGAGTCATCTGAAACCGACAGGTCTTCAGAAGCGAACCTGGTGGGCGCTGGTCCTTGTCGGACTCGTGGGCCAAGTCGCCTGGGTCGTCGAGAACATGTACCTCAACCTGTTCGTCTACAACACCATCACCGACGACCCCACCGTGATCGCCGCCATGGTGGCCGTCAGTGCCATCTCCGCCACCGCGGCTGCCTTTGTCGTCGGGGCCTGGAGCGACCGGGTGGGCCGTCGCCGGGTGTTCATCGCCATGGGCTACGTGCTGTGGGGTCTGTCGACCATGACCTTCGGCATCGCCAGTGTGGAGACACTCGCGGGTTTCGTCCCCGTGGCCACAGCGGCCGCCGCGGCGGCGACGACTGTCATCGTCATCGACGCGATCATGAGTTTCCTCGGTGCCGGTGCCAACGACGCCTCCTTCAACGCCTGGGTCACCGACGTCACCGACGAAGGCAACCGGGGCCGCGTGGAGACCGTACTCACCGCCATGCCGCTCGTCGCCATGTTGCTCGTTTTCGGTGGCCTGGACGGGCTGACCAAGAACGGCGACTGGGGGTTGTTCTTCATCGTCACCGGACTACTGATGATCATCGCCGGAGGGCTCGCGTGGCTGCTCGTACGCGACGCACCCGGTGAACCCGTACAGCACGACACCCTGTGGCGCGCGATGGTGCACGGTCTGCGGCCCAGTGCTGTGCGCGCCGACCCGGACCTGTACGTGGCCTTGGCCGCCTTGGCGATCGTCGGCATCTCCTCGCAGATCTTCCTGCCCTACCTGCTCATCTACATCCAGAACTACCTGCAGATCGACGCCTACGCCCTGGTTCTCGCGGTCGTACTGATCGGCGCCTCTGTGGTCGGGCATCCTCGGCGGCCGGGTGATCGACCGCATCGGCAAGGTCAACGCCATGCTGCCGGCCGCGGGCATCTACGTCGCCGGGCTCGTTCTGACTTTCCTCGCGCGCGGCCTCGTGCCACTCATCGGAGCGGGCCTGGTGCTGATGAGTGGGTTTCTGCTCAGTCAGGCAGCCATCGCCGCGTCGGTCCGCGACTACACGCCACCGGATCGAGTCGGTACCGTGCAGGGCCTACGCATGGTCTTCTTCGTCGCTCTCCCGATGGTCATCGGGCCTGCGATCGGGGCGGCTGTCATCAAGAACGCCGATGCCACCTACGTCGAGCTCGGACAGATCAAGCAAGTACCCACGCCTGGAATCTTCCTCGCGGCTGCATTCGTCGTGCTGCTCGTGGTGATCCCCGTGCTCGCGCTGCGCAAGCGGCAACGAGAAGGCGTTGAGTACCGTCCCGACCAGCCCCAGACACCCGATGTCGGTGGTGACCCGAGACATCCGTGAGCAAGCCGCGCGTCCTCGCTGAACTGCTTACCCCCTGGGGGGAGCAGCTCGACCCCGACCACCCGCTGACTGAGTACCCCCGCCCGCAACTCGTGCGCGACAGCTACCTCACACTCAACGGTCGGTGGGAATACGCGTTCCGCGGCACCGAAGATGAGCCCGTCGCCTACGACGGCGAGATCATCGTGCCGTTCCCCCCGGAGTCGCCACTGTCCGGTGTCGGGCGGATCCTGCAGCCGGACGAGGTGCTGCAGTACCGCCGCACGTTCACGCTGTCCGAGGGATTCCGCGCCCGGACCGACGATCGGGTGCTGCTGCACCTCGATGCTGTCGACCAGTGGTGTCGCATCGAAGTGAATGGTGTCCCTTGCGGCGAGCATGTCGGTGGGTCCCTGCCCATCACCTGCGATGTGACCGACTCGGTGCGCGACGGCATCAACGTCTTGCGTGTCGTGGTGCGTGACCCGACCGACACCGGTCCGCTCTCGCGGGGCAAGCAGGTCCTCGACCCAGGGGGGATCTGGTACACGCCGCACTCGGGGATCTGGCAGAGCGTCTGGCTCGAAGCTGTCCCGTCGACCTATGTGCATCGACTGGACATCCTCCCCGACCTCGCGGCCGAGGTGCTGGCGGTCACCGTGCACCTCCGTGGGGGGAGCGCGGAGTGCGCCGTGGTCGTGTCCGCGGACAGCCGCGAAGTCGCACGCGGTCTCGGTGCCGGTGGTCACGAGATTCGGTTACCGATCCCGTCGGCCCGTACCTGGTCGCCGGAGGATCCCTTCCTGTACGACCTCGAAATCCGCGCCGGTGACGACACGGTGAGCAGCTACGCGGGGATGCGTTCCTTCGGTGTCGGCCGGGATCGTCGAGATCAGCCACGACTGCTTCTCAACGGCGAGCCCTACCTCCATGTCGGGGTCCTCGACCAGGGTTACTGGAGCGATGGACTGGTGACCCCACCGTCGGATGCGGCGATGGCTTACGACATCGCCACGATGAAGGATCTCGGTTTCACCATGCTGCGTAAGCACATCAAGGTCGAACCGCTGCGCTGGTACTACCACTGCGATCGACTCGGCATGCTCGTGTGGCAGGACATGGTCAACGGCGGAGGCCGCTACTCCCCGGTGACCGTTCAGGTTCCCGCTGTCGTTCCCTGGCGGATGAGTGACTCCCACTACCGCGCATTCGCCCGCACCGATGCAGCCGGTCGGGAGCATTGGCTCGCCGAAATGCGCGGAACCATCCAGCACCTGCACAACGTCGTGGGTCTGGCAGTCTGGGTGCCGTTCAACGAAGGCTGGGGTCAGTTCGATGCCGCCGAGATCGCCGCCGAGGTGGCCGTGATCGACCCGACGCGCCAGGTCGATCACGCCAGCGGATGGCACGATCAAGGCGCCGGTGACTTCACCAGCCTGCACGTGTACTTCAGGCCGTTCCGCGTGCCACGGCGCCGCAGGGCCACGGCTCACCGAGTACTCGCTCTCACCGAATACGGCGGATACTCGAATCGGCTGGAAGCCCACAGTGCGACCCCTCGCGAGTTCGGCTATCGCCGGTTCAATTTCGCTTCTGATCTCGAGGCCGCTTTCGAGCGACTGCACGAACGGCAAGTGGTGCCCGCGATTCCCCAGGGACTCAGCGCCACCGTGTACACCCAACTCGCAGACGTCGAGGACGAGACCAACGGACTGTTGACCTATGACCGGCGAAAGCTCAAGGTCCCGGCAGACACGGTTCGGCGCGTCACTGCCGCGATGAAGGCGGCGCTGCCATGAGAACGCCCGCGTCTGCGGCGTTCGAACCGTTGCCGCTGGGCAGTGTGCGGCCGTCAGGATGGCTTCGGGATCAGCTGTTGGCCCAGGCTCGCGGTGGCACCGGGCGCCTGGAGCAACTCTGGCCCGATGTGGGTCCGTCGTCAGGGTGGCTCGGGGGCCCGGGCGAGTGCTGGGAGCGGGGCCCGTACTACCTCGACGGTCTGGTGGTCTTGGCCGAGGTCCTGGATGATGACGACCTACGCGGCACCGCGCGCAAGTGGATCGAGTGGTCGCTGGCCAGTCAGCGTGACGACGGTTTCTTCGGGCCGGCGCACAACCTGGACTGGTGGCCGCGCATGGTAATGCTCAACGTGCTCCTGTCGCATCACTCGGCCACGGGCGACGATCGAGTGCCACCGTTCGTCGAGAAGTACTTGCGCTATGCCTACCTGAACCTGCCGGGCCGGCCACTGGAGATGTGGGCAGCCGCCCGGGGTGCCGAAATGGTCCCGGCAGTGCTGTGGTGCTTCGAGAGAACACAGCAGCCCTGGCTGCTCGACTTGGCGCAACTGCTCGTCGCCCAATCGCTCGACTGGGAATCGCTGTACCGGGATTTCCCCTACACCTCCCCTGCGGCGAGGCTGCCCCTGGGGCGGTTGTTGCGGGCGTACCTGCCGGCCCGAATCGCCATGGAGGATGTCATCCGCCGGTGGCGTCCCGCCAAGCGGACGCGCATCCGTACTGCCTCCCAGATCAAACGGTCCAATGAGTCGGCCGTCCTGCGCTTCTACCACGGCACCCACGGGGTGAACCACGCGATGGCGTTGCGGGGTATCGCCTACGCGGCGGTGGTGACCGGGGGCGATCCTGACGGCGCGGCGCGTCTGGCGGATGACACCGTCCTGCAGTCCCATGGCAGCGCAGTGGGCGTCGTGACCGCAGATGAGCACCTCGCAGGCCGATCACCGATCCACGGCATCGAGACCTGCTCCGTTGTGGAGACGATGCGTTCCTGCGAGGAACTCGTGCGCCTCACCGGCGACGGCCGGTGGGCGGATCAGCTCGAGCAGGTGGCATTCAATGCTTTGCCGGCGGCTCTCACCGACGATCTGCTGGGCCATCAGTACTATCAGCAGGTGACGCAGGTGGAAGTCACCCGACGGCGTCGACCGTGGTTCAACGGTGGTGCGGACGGCACCCTCTTCGGCCTGGAACCCACGTACGGCTGCTGCACCGCGAACCTGCACCAGGGCTGGCCCCGGCTGGCTGCAAGCGCCGTTCTGCGGTCGCGGGCCGATGACGGACTGGCACTCGCGACTCTGGT is a window of Candidatus Nanopelagicales bacterium DNA encoding:
- a CDS encoding TetR/AcrR family transcriptional regulator, whose product is MTVQTPARDTRVGRRKARTRQALVDAAKRILATRGTTDVSIQEITDEADIGFGSFYNYFDTKSELFATAVGEVLDAYGAELDAASESTDDWAERYAIGVRLTSRLAVDQPAVAKILAVSGTRYLLSDSGLAPRARRDIEQGLATGRFDVGSTDVALVNTAGCMIAFVSVQMDAPDKLSEDDADELAEQLLRMLGLSANDAHEVAHRPLPELPTIAAAP
- a CDS encoding VOC family protein, which gives rise to MAVLLNPYLGFRDNAREALEFYHEVFGGDLEISTYASMGMGAPEESEKVMHGMIRSGDLALMAADTPNDQHHTPGSSISLSLSGDDDAALRGYWEALSASGQELMPLNVAPWGDSFGMCIDKFGISWMVNIAGKK
- a CDS encoding Fur family transcriptional regulator, with amino-acid sequence MVEPPADVLRQHGVQVTAQRIAVLRAVSSHPHLTADAVTEIARGEIGAISRQAVYDALGALTDAGLVRRIQPAGSPALFEDRVRDNHHHLICRQCGSVVDIDCAVGSAPCLTAADDQGYTIDEAEVVYWGQCPDCRRTQSARTIRREPIPNATPTTRARP
- the katG gene encoding catalase/peroxidase HPI yields the protein MTMADESKCPVTSASAVSGGTSNRDWWPNQLDLRLLHTNPPASDPMGSDFDYAEAFESLDLDAVKADLTELMTSSQDWWPADYGHYGPLFIRMAWHSAGTYRISDGRGGGGNGLQRFAPLNSWPDNGNLDKARRLLWPIKQKYGNKISWADLMILAGNVALESMGFETFGFGGGRVDVYEPDDTYWGAEAEWLAAQRYSGERDLENPLAAVQMGLIYVNPEGPDGNPSALAAARDIRETFARMAMNDEETVALIAGGHTFGKTHGAADAEEYVGPEPEAAPLQQMGLGWKNSYGTGSGDDTITSGLEGAWTPTPITWDNSYFETLFGYDWDLEKSPAGAWQWIPTDPAAQDAVPDPQDPGKKHPPVMLTTDLALRMDPIYEPISRRFLENPAEFADAFARAWFKLTHRDMGPVSRYLGPEVPSEELIWQDPVPAVDHELVDAQDITALKDKIHSSGLSVSQLVATAWASAATFRGTDKRGGANGARVRLEPQNGWEVNDPAELATVLRTLEGIQTEFNDAQTGGKKVSLADLIVLGGCTAVELAAKNAGFEIQVPFAPGRTDASQAQTDVESFVVLEPTYDGFRNYLGKGHTATAEALLVEKAKLLTLTAPEMTVLVGGMRALNANTGRSSLGVFTDRPEALTNDFFVNVLDMGTTWEPTSDEELTFEGRDRATGELKWTGSRVDLVFGSNSELRALSEVYGSDDAKEKFVNDFVAAWNKVMNLDRFDLA
- a CDS encoding MFS transporter, which encodes MAQAEQSASAADPGGSVATSTASHLKPTGLQKRTWWALVLVGLVGQVAWVVENMYLNLFVYNTITDDPTVIAAMVAVSAISATAAAFVVGAWSDRVGRRRVFIAMGYVLWGLSTMTFGIASVETLAGFVPVATAAAAAATTVIVIDAIMSFLGAGANDASFNAWVTDVTDEGNRGRVETVLTAMPLVAMLLVFGGLDGLTKNGDWGLFFIVTGLLMIIAGGLAWLLVRDAPGEPVQHDTLWRAMVHGLRPSAVRADPDLYVALAALAIVGISSQIFLPYLLIYIQNYLQIDAYALVLAVVLIGASVVGHPRRPGDRPHRQGQRHAAGRGHLRRRARSDFPRARPRATHRSGPGADEWVSAQSGSHRRVGPRLHATGSSRYRAGPTHGLLRRSPDGHRACDRGGCHQERRCHLRRARTDQASTHAWNLPRGCIRRAARGDPRARAAQAATRRR
- a CDS encoding sugar-binding domain-containing protein; this translates as MSKPRVLAELLTPWGEQLDPDHPLTEYPRPQLVRDSYLTLNGRWEYAFRGTEDEPVAYDGEIIVPFPPESPLSGVGRILQPDEVLQYRRTFTLSEGFRARTDDRVLLHLDAVDQWCRIEVNGVPCGEHVGGSLPITCDVTDSVRDGINVLRVVVRDPTDTGPLSRGKQVLDPGGIWYTPHSGIWQSVWLEAVPSTYVHRLDILPDLAAEVLAVTVHLRGGSAECAVVVSADSREVARGLGAGGHEIRLPIPSARTWSPEDPFLYDLEIRAGDDTVSSYAGMRSFGVGRDRRDQPRLLLNGEPYLHVGVLDQGYWSDGLVTPPSDAAMAYDIATMKDLGFTMLRKHIKVEPLRWYYHCDRLGMLVWQDMVNGGGRYSPVTVQVPAVVPWRMSDSHYRAFARTDAAGREHWLAEMRGTIQHLHNVVGLAVWVPFNEGWGQFDAAEIAAEVAVIDPTRQVDHASGWHDQGAGDFTSLHVYFRPFRVPRRRRATAHRVLALTEYGGYSNRLEAHSATPREFGYRRFNFASDLEAAFERLHERQVVPAIPQGLSATVYTQLADVEDETNGLLTYDRRKLKVPADTVRRVTAAMKAALP
- a CDS encoding beta-L-arabinofuranosidase domain-containing protein, coding for MRTPASAAFEPLPLGSVRPSGWLRDQLLAQARGGTGRLEQLWPDVGPSSGWLGGPGECWERGPYYLDGLVVLAEVLDDDDLRGTARKWIEWSLASQRDDGFFGPAHNLDWWPRMVMLNVLLSHHSATGDDRVPPFVEKYLRYAYLNLPGRPLEMWAAARGAEMVPAVLWCFERTQQPWLLDLAQLLVAQSLDWESLYRDFPYTSPAARLPLGRLLRAYLPARIAMEDVIRRWRPAKRTRIRTASQIKRSNESAVLRFYHGTHGVNHAMALRGIAYAAVVTGGDPDGAARLADDTVLQSHGSAVGVVTADEHLAGRSPIHGIETCSVVETMRSCEELVRLTGDGRWADQLEQVAFNALPAALTDDLLGHQYYQQVTQVEVTRRRRPWFNGGADGTLFGLEPTYGCCTANLHQGWPRLAASAVLRSRADDGLALATLVPCTAVADIAGSRVRLEVTTLYPFEGQVSVRITVSDGQSADFPLRIRVPGWVEGVSFDIDGAPVPADIVAGFATLARPWHDGTTVTMRLPMPLRQTRVPLGPQTSGDRERGGDQARGGDDARGRVIHRGPLVLCLTLPEEWTARRSRYEVPDWEIRTSSEWAFGLEEDALDRAQVTTHDVPTPPFDHGHPPVEVLVPARQLNGWTVARGSAGPVPKATTAGAAPTGRPATVRLVPYGSTALRVTVFPDSDR